Proteins encoded together in one Pseudomonas oryzicola window:
- the secF gene encoding protein translocase subunit SecF — protein MKTINFMGVRNVAFAVTLLLTVLALFSWWHKGLNFGLDFTGGTLIELTYERPADLEAVRTELVGSGFHEAVVQSFGATTDLLVRMPGDDPQLGTKVAEALQKAGGDNPATVKRVEFVGPQVGEELRDQGGLGMLLALGGILIYLAFRFQWKFAVGAIVSLIHDVVVTLGILSFFQITFDLTVLAAVLAIIGYSLNDTIVVFDRVRENFRVMRKASLIENINVSTTQTLLRTVATSVSTLLAIAALLFFGGDNLFGFSLALFIGVMAGTYSSIYIANVVLIWLNLNSEDLIPPAKTDGVDDRP, from the coding sequence ATGAAAACCATCAACTTCATGGGCGTGCGCAATGTCGCGTTCGCCGTTACCTTGCTCCTCACTGTGCTGGCGCTGTTCAGCTGGTGGCACAAGGGCCTGAACTTCGGCCTGGACTTCACTGGCGGTACGCTGATCGAGCTGACCTACGAGCGCCCGGCCGACCTTGAGGCGGTGCGCACCGAGCTGGTCGGTTCCGGCTTCCACGAGGCGGTGGTGCAGAGCTTCGGCGCCACCACCGACCTGCTGGTGCGCATGCCGGGTGATGACCCGCAGCTGGGTACCAAGGTGGCCGAGGCCTTGCAGAAGGCTGGCGGCGACAACCCGGCCACGGTCAAGCGGGTCGAGTTCGTCGGCCCGCAAGTGGGTGAAGAACTGCGCGACCAGGGTGGCCTGGGCATGCTTCTGGCCCTGGGCGGCATCCTCATCTACCTGGCCTTCCGCTTCCAGTGGAAGTTCGCCGTGGGCGCGATCGTCTCGCTGATCCACGACGTGGTGGTGACCCTGGGTATCCTGTCGTTCTTCCAGATCACTTTCGACCTGACCGTGCTGGCGGCGGTGCTGGCGATCATCGGCTACTCGCTGAACGACACCATCGTCGTGTTCGACCGGGTGCGCGAGAACTTCCGGGTGATGCGCAAGGCCTCGCTGATCGAGAACATCAACGTTTCCACCACGCAGACCCTGCTGCGCACCGTTGCCACCTCGGTTTCGACCTTGCTGGCGATTGCAGCGCTGCTGTTCTTCGGTGGTGACAACCTGTTCGGCTTCTCGCTGGCGCTGTTCATCGGCGTCATGGCCGGTACCTACTCGTCGATCTACATCGCCAACGTGGTGCTGATCTGGCTGAACCTGAACAGTGAGGACCTGATCCCGCCGGCCAAGACCGACGGTGTGGACGATCGTCCATAA
- a CDS encoding helix-turn-helix transcriptional regulator, translated as MANPTNTSRPARRFIKRQDVESITGLSCTEIYRRIAAGAFPKQVTLGPKCVVWIEAEVHAWCDEQIAASRGEVA; from the coding sequence ATGGCTAACCCTACCAACACCTCCCGACCCGCTCGCCGCTTCATCAAGCGCCAGGACGTTGAGTCGATCACCGGCCTGTCCTGCACCGAGATTTACCGCCGTATCGCTGCTGGCGCTTTCCCCAAGCAAGTTACTCTCGGCCCGAAGTGCGTCGTGTGGATTGAGGCCGAGGTTCATGCCTGGTGCGATGAGCAGATTGCAGCCAGCCGCGGGGAGGTAGCGTGA
- a CDS encoding helix-turn-helix domain-containing protein, with amino-acid sequence MVDVEQDVTERLAQAGITPLIGGLVPEPATADLLGYAPSYLRRLAAEGRSPLPFVRRGNRRFYKIADIVRFATDTD; translated from the coding sequence ATGGTGGACGTTGAACAGGACGTTACCGAGCGGTTGGCCCAGGCCGGCATCACGCCATTGATTGGGGGCCTGGTACCCGAGCCGGCCACGGCAGACCTGCTGGGATATGCCCCCAGCTACCTGCGCCGCCTGGCTGCCGAGGGTCGCTCACCGCTTCCATTCGTGCGCCGCGGCAATCGGCGGTTCTACAAAATAGCCGACATAGTGCGCTTTGCGACGGATACCGACTGA
- a CDS encoding tyrosine-type recombinase/integrase: MALTDTAIRTAKPRDKLYRLADAQGLCLEVTTAGGKLWRLRYRFEGKAKMLGLGAYPAVTLVQARERRDAARKLLAQDIDPSAHKQQEKAAAAAQVLTLEVLAREWYDYNQPRWAPATASKAMQYLESDIFPVIGKRPAAEVKRPELVDLVRKIERREAFNVARKVRQWLSQIFRFGLAKGAVPGNPATDLDVVAAHAPRTRHHPHVSESELPELLEKLDAAQCDITSKIAIRLLLLTAVRPGELRLAPWDEFDLESATWTIPAARMKARRPHIVPLPRQAVVLLRALHELTGSYPLAFPGRNNRARPMSENTVNKALSSMGYEGRQTGHGFRHLLSTSLNTRGYNRDWIERQLAHGDQDSIRDTYNHAHYLEQRREMMQSWADEIDALCAGANVVSIRSAS, encoded by the coding sequence GTGGCGCTCACAGATACCGCCATCCGCACCGCCAAGCCCCGCGACAAGCTCTATCGCCTCGCTGACGCCCAAGGCCTTTGCCTTGAGGTGACGACCGCTGGCGGGAAGCTCTGGCGCCTTCGCTACCGATTCGAGGGCAAGGCCAAGATGCTGGGCCTGGGCGCCTACCCCGCCGTTACACTTGTCCAGGCACGCGAGCGCCGGGATGCCGCGCGAAAGCTGCTGGCACAGGACATAGACCCAAGCGCACATAAGCAGCAGGAAAAGGCCGCTGCTGCCGCCCAGGTCTTGACGCTCGAAGTGCTAGCGCGGGAATGGTACGACTACAACCAGCCACGATGGGCGCCAGCCACCGCATCGAAGGCAATGCAGTATCTGGAGTCGGACATATTCCCGGTCATTGGCAAACGGCCCGCTGCCGAGGTGAAACGCCCTGAGCTGGTTGACCTGGTGCGCAAGATCGAGCGGCGCGAGGCATTCAACGTCGCCCGCAAGGTTCGCCAGTGGCTTAGCCAGATATTCCGTTTCGGCTTGGCAAAGGGCGCGGTACCCGGCAACCCCGCCACCGATCTGGACGTGGTAGCCGCGCACGCCCCGCGCACTCGCCACCATCCGCACGTATCAGAAAGCGAACTGCCCGAGCTGCTGGAGAAACTGGACGCGGCCCAGTGTGATATCACCAGCAAGATCGCCATTCGCCTGCTACTGCTGACAGCAGTGCGGCCAGGTGAGCTGCGGCTGGCGCCCTGGGACGAGTTCGACCTCGAGTCAGCCACCTGGACGATCCCTGCAGCACGGATGAAAGCACGGCGCCCTCACATCGTTCCGCTCCCACGTCAGGCCGTGGTCCTGCTGCGTGCCCTGCATGAACTGACCGGCTCCTATCCCCTCGCCTTTCCTGGGCGCAACAACCGGGCCAGGCCCATGAGCGAGAACACGGTGAACAAGGCACTTTCTTCGATGGGTTACGAGGGGCGCCAGACTGGCCACGGTTTCCGGCATCTGCTGAGCACCAGCCTGAACACCCGAGGCTACAACCGTGACTGGATCGAGCGGCAACTGGCCCACGGCGATCAAGACTCGATCCGCGACACGTACAACCATGCGCACTACCTGGAGCAGCGACGGGAAATGATGCAGAGCTGGGCAGATGAGATTGACGCCCTTTGCGCTGGCGCGAATGTGGTTTCTATTCGGAGCGCTTCCTGA
- the yajC gene encoding preprotein translocase subunit YajC has translation MSFLIPAAYADAAAPAAGPAGTGFEWIFLVGFLVIFYLMIWRPQAKRAKEQKNLLSNLQKGDEVVTNGGIAGKIVKVSDDFVVLEVSDSVELKFQKGAVAATLPKGTLKAI, from the coding sequence ATGAGCTTCTTGATCCCCGCCGCATACGCGGACGCCGCAGCACCCGCAGCCGGCCCAGCCGGTACTGGCTTCGAGTGGATTTTCCTGGTCGGTTTCCTGGTCATCTTCTACCTGATGATCTGGCGCCCGCAGGCCAAGCGCGCCAAAGAGCAGAAGAACCTGCTGAGCAACTTGCAAAAGGGTGACGAAGTTGTCACCAACGGCGGCATCGCCGGCAAGATCGTCAAGGTTTCCGATGATTTCGTGGTTCTGGAAGTTTCCGACAGCGTCGAGCTGAAGTTCCAGAAGGGTGCCGTTGCGGCCACCCTGCCAAAAGGTACGCTCAAGGCTATCTGA
- a CDS encoding glycine zipper 2TM domain-containing protein — MNKSMLVGAVLGAVGVTAGGAVATYSLVNKGPEYAQVTDVQPIKQQVKTPREVCKDVTVTRQAPVKDQHQIAGTVVGAIAGGLLGNQIGGGTGKKIATVAGAVGGGYAGNKVQEGMQERDTYTTTQTRCNTVNDISEKVVGYNVKYTIGDQVGQVKMDHEPGSTIPVDKNGKLILSEAGQ; from the coding sequence GTGAACAAATCAATGCTTGTGGGTGCGGTACTGGGTGCTGTCGGTGTGACTGCCGGAGGTGCTGTCGCGACCTACAGCTTGGTCAACAAGGGGCCTGAGTATGCGCAGGTCACCGACGTGCAACCGATCAAACAACAGGTAAAAACCCCGCGTGAGGTCTGCAAGGACGTCACCGTGACGCGTCAGGCGCCGGTCAAGGACCAGCACCAGATCGCCGGTACCGTGGTGGGCGCCATTGCCGGTGGCCTGCTGGGTAACCAGATCGGCGGCGGGACCGGCAAGAAGATTGCTACCGTGGCTGGTGCGGTCGGTGGCGGTTATGCCGGTAACAAGGTGCAGGAAGGCATGCAGGAGCGTGATACCTACACGACCACGCAAACCCGCTGCAACACGGTCAACGACATCAGCGAGAAGGTGGTGGGCTACAACGTCAAGTACACAATTGGCGATCAGGTAGGGCAGGTGAAGATGGATCACGAACCCGGTTCCACCATTCCGGTGGACAAGAATGGCAAGCTGATCCTCAGTGAAGCCGGGCAGTAA
- a CDS encoding tyrosine-type recombinase/integrase — protein sequence MTTKHITLSDAEIRKQAGQPVRQLRDPRYPELRFRYSTVDRTRGAWHVVVRGKWGKAGDFPSLTTKAMLTALPAILGRRAADAEATSLTSTWSRTGELLDWYLDRMLRDRNLSAKRKAGAKSAITCHLAPRLHDLPLAEVSKATLDQRLMWPLQERYALSFVRLVFNVLAVAMRKAHRLGMIEQNPLGSLRFGDFVAVRIKPKSSRLRERDLPDLLAKLATWSEARPGGALLALMMLCHGTRLGETRSALWRNVDLQAGQWFIPADDTKTKQNHTLPLTRQACALLSRYQTQQAAQGYQGAYLFPASRRGPLGATAASQVFAELSNRQWTSHDVRKVARTCWMDLGVDYLVGEMLVNHALRNMDATYIHTTAEALKRQALERWHDHLDGLGLSALTGETYPRYAISQDSTQATDHAAPSEIQDASQRSM from the coding sequence ATGACCACCAAACACATCACCCTCAGTGACGCCGAGATACGCAAGCAGGCCGGCCAGCCAGTGCGCCAATTGCGTGACCCGCGTTACCCCGAGCTGCGATTCCGCTATTCGACCGTCGACCGCACCCGGGGCGCCTGGCACGTCGTTGTCAGGGGCAAGTGGGGCAAGGCCGGCGACTTCCCCAGCCTGACCACCAAGGCCATGCTGACCGCCCTGCCGGCCATCCTGGGGCGCCGTGCCGCAGATGCCGAGGCCACCTCGCTGACCAGCACCTGGAGCCGCACCGGGGAGCTGTTGGACTGGTACCTGGATCGCATGCTGCGCGATCGCAACCTGTCGGCCAAGCGCAAGGCCGGCGCGAAGTCGGCCATCACCTGCCACCTAGCGCCACGGCTGCATGACTTGCCACTGGCCGAGGTGAGCAAGGCCACGCTCGATCAGCGGCTCATGTGGCCACTGCAAGAGCGCTATGCCCTGTCGTTCGTGCGCCTGGTGTTCAACGTGCTGGCGGTGGCCATGCGCAAGGCGCACCGGCTTGGGATGATCGAGCAGAACCCCTTGGGCTCGCTGCGCTTCGGGGATTTCGTGGCGGTGCGGATCAAGCCGAAGTCGTCACGGCTGCGGGAGCGAGACTTGCCTGATCTGCTGGCCAAGCTGGCCACCTGGAGCGAGGCGCGGCCCGGTGGCGCCCTGCTGGCGCTGATGATGCTGTGCCACGGTACCCGCCTGGGCGAGACGCGCAGCGCGCTGTGGCGCAACGTCGATCTACAGGCCGGCCAGTGGTTCATCCCCGCTGACGACACCAAGACCAAACAGAACCACACCCTGCCGCTCACCCGCCAGGCCTGTGCACTGTTGAGCCGCTATCAGACCCAGCAAGCCGCGCAGGGCTACCAAGGGGCGTACCTGTTCCCAGCCAGCCGGCGCGGGCCACTGGGCGCCACGGCAGCGAGCCAGGTGTTTGCCGAACTGAGCAACCGCCAGTGGACCAGCCACGATGTGCGCAAGGTCGCCCGCACCTGCTGGATGGACCTGGGCGTGGATTACTTGGTGGGCGAGATGCTGGTGAACCACGCCCTGCGCAACATGGACGCGACCTACATCCACACCACCGCCGAAGCCCTCAAGCGCCAAGCCCTCGAACGCTGGCACGACCATTTAGACGGGCTCGGGTTGAGCGCACTCACAGGCGAGACATACCCGAGATACGCAATTTCACAAGATTCGACACAGGCCACAGACCACGCGGCCCCTAGCGAAATTCAGGATGCATCACAGAGGAGCATGTAA
- the tgt gene encoding tRNA guanosine(34) transglycosylase Tgt, which produces MSFELLATDGKARRGRITFPRGTVETPAFMPVGTYGTVKGMLPRDIEAIGAEMILGNTFHLWLRPGTEVIKKHNGLHDFMQWKGPILTDSGGFQVFSLGAMRKIKEEGVTFASPVDGAKVFMGPEESMQVQRDLGSDVVMIFDECTPYPAEHDVARASMELSLRWAQRSKNAHADNTAALFGIVQGGMYQDLRMRSLEGLENIGFDGLAIGGLSVGEPKHEMIKVLDYLPGQMPADKPRYLMGVGKPEDLVEGVRRGVDMFDCVMPTRNARNGHLFVDTGVIKIRNAFHRHDDSPLDPTCDCYTCSNFSRAYLHHLDKCGEMLSSMLNTIHNLRHYQRLMAGLREAIQQGKLAAFVDAFYAKRGLPVPPLD; this is translated from the coding sequence ATGTCCTTCGAACTGCTGGCCACCGACGGCAAGGCCCGTCGTGGCCGCATCACCTTCCCACGTGGCACCGTGGAAACGCCGGCCTTCATGCCGGTCGGTACCTATGGCACGGTCAAGGGCATGCTGCCGCGCGATATCGAGGCCATCGGCGCCGAGATGATCCTGGGCAACACCTTCCACCTGTGGCTGCGCCCGGGCACCGAGGTGATCAAGAAGCACAACGGCCTGCACGACTTCATGCAGTGGAAAGGCCCGATCCTCACCGACTCCGGTGGTTTCCAGGTGTTCAGCCTGGGCGCCATGCGCAAGATCAAGGAGGAGGGCGTGACCTTCGCCTCGCCGGTCGATGGCGCCAAGGTGTTCATGGGCCCGGAAGAGTCGATGCAGGTGCAGCGTGACCTGGGCTCGGACGTGGTGATGATCTTCGATGAGTGCACGCCGTATCCGGCCGAGCACGATGTGGCGCGCGCTTCCATGGAGCTGTCGCTGCGCTGGGCCCAGCGTTCGAAGAACGCCCATGCCGACAACACCGCGGCGCTGTTCGGTATCGTCCAGGGCGGCATGTACCAGGACCTGCGCATGCGCTCGCTGGAAGGCCTGGAAAATATCGGTTTCGATGGCCTGGCCATCGGCGGCCTGTCGGTCGGCGAACCCAAGCACGAAATGATCAAGGTGCTGGATTACCTGCCGGGCCAGATGCCTGCTGACAAACCTCGTTACCTTATGGGGGTAGGCAAACCGGAAGATCTCGTTGAGGGTGTGCGCCGCGGCGTCGACATGTTCGACTGCGTGATGCCTACGCGTAACGCGCGCAACGGCCATCTGTTCGTCGATACCGGGGTGATCAAGATCCGCAACGCGTTCCATCGCCACGATGATTCGCCGCTGGATCCGACCTGTGATTGCTATACCTGCAGCAACTTCTCCCGCGCCTATCTGCATCACCTGGACAAGTGCGGCGAAATGCTGAGCAGCATGCTGAATACCATCCACAACTTGCGCCATTACCAGCGCTTGATGGCCGGTTTACGCGAGGCTATTCAACAAGGTAAATTGGCCGCCTTTGTCGACGCCTTCTACGCCAAGCGCGGGCTTCCGGTACCGCCCTTGGACTGA
- the secD gene encoding protein translocase subunit SecD, whose amino-acid sequence MLNKYPLWKYALIVLVLAIGFIYSAPNLYPDDPAVQISGASSALHVSQADLDRVSKALVDAKIAVKGASLGEKGSGLIRLTSQEDQLPAKDVVRKALGDDYVVALNLAQTTPQWLRSLGASPMKLGLDLSGGVHFLLEVDMDKAMSARMKVYEGEVKTLLRKERVRYRSLPQQDGGIMLGFADDATREQARALIRKNFNDFDLTTTERNELAVLRLALTQAKVAEIREYSIKQNLTTVRNRVNELGVAEPLVQRQGANRIVVELPGVQDTAEAKRILGKTANLEFRFGAEPGASKATTEVFEFREGGRSAAVERGLIITGDQVTDAQASFDEHGRPQVNIRLDGHGGELMSRATRSNVGRSMAVIFIEQKPVTRYVKQTVDGVEKDVAVQSFQEEKKIISLATIQSPLGSQFRITGLNGQGESSELALLLRAGGLAAPMYFAEERTIGPSLGADNITKGIDASLWGMLFVSLFIIAIYRGFGVLATIALAGNMVLLLALMSLLGATLTLPGIAGIVLTMGMAVDANVLIFSRIREELAAGMSVQRAIHEGFNRAYSAIVDANLTTLLVGGILFAMGTGPVKGFAVTMSLGIFTSMFTAVMVTRALVNLTCGGRDIKKLWV is encoded by the coding sequence ATGCTGAACAAATACCCTCTGTGGAAATACGCACTGATCGTGCTGGTACTGGCGATCGGTTTTATTTATTCCGCTCCCAACCTCTACCCGGATGATCCGGCGGTGCAGATCAGTGGTGCCAGCTCGGCGCTGCACGTGAGCCAGGCCGACCTCGATCGCGTCAGCAAGGCGCTGGTCGATGCCAAGATCGCCGTCAAGGGCGCGAGCCTGGGTGAAAAGGGCAGCGGGCTGATCCGCCTGACCAGTCAGGAAGACCAGCTGCCAGCCAAGGATGTAGTGCGCAAGGCACTTGGCGATGACTACGTCGTGGCTCTGAACCTGGCCCAGACCACCCCGCAATGGCTGCGCAGCCTGGGCGCAAGCCCGATGAAGCTGGGCCTGGACCTGTCCGGTGGTGTGCACTTCCTGCTGGAAGTGGACATGGACAAGGCCATGAGCGCGCGCATGAAAGTCTACGAAGGCGAGGTCAAGACCTTGCTGCGCAAAGAGCGCGTCCGCTACCGCAGCCTGCCTCAGCAGGATGGCGGCATCATGCTGGGCTTCGCTGACGATGCCACCCGCGAGCAGGCGCGTGCCCTGATTCGCAAGAATTTCAATGATTTCGACCTGACCACCACCGAGCGCAACGAGCTCGCCGTGCTGCGTCTGGCGCTGACCCAGGCGAAAGTCGCCGAGATCCGCGAATACTCGATCAAGCAGAACCTCACCACCGTGCGCAACCGGGTCAACGAGCTGGGCGTGGCCGAGCCGCTGGTGCAGCGCCAAGGCGCCAACCGCATCGTGGTCGAACTGCCGGGCGTGCAGGATACTGCCGAAGCCAAGCGCATCCTCGGCAAGACCGCCAACCTGGAGTTCCGCTTCGGTGCCGAGCCGGGTGCCTCCAAGGCCACCACCGAAGTGTTCGAGTTCCGTGAAGGCGGCCGTTCCGCCGCGGTCGAGCGCGGCCTGATCATCACCGGTGACCAGGTGACCGACGCCCAGGCCAGCTTCGACGAGCATGGCCGCCCGCAGGTGAACATTCGCCTCGACGGCCATGGTGGCGAGCTCATGAGCCGTGCGACACGCAGCAATGTCGGCCGCAGCATGGCGGTGATCTTCATCGAGCAGAAGCCGGTCACCCGCTACGTCAAGCAGACCGTCGACGGTGTCGAGAAGGACGTTGCCGTACAGAGCTTCCAGGAAGAGAAGAAGATCATCAGCCTGGCGACCATCCAGTCGCCGCTGGGCAGCCAGTTCCGCATCACCGGCCTGAACGGCCAGGGCGAATCGTCCGAACTGGCCCTGCTGCTGCGTGCCGGTGGCCTGGCCGCGCCGATGTACTTCGCTGAAGAACGTACCATCGGCCCGAGCCTGGGTGCCGACAACATCACCAAAGGTATCGATGCATCGCTGTGGGGCATGCTGTTCGTCTCGCTGTTCATCATCGCCATCTACCGCGGTTTTGGCGTGCTGGCCACCATTGCCCTGGCTGGCAACATGGTGTTGCTGCTGGCGTTGATGTCGTTGCTGGGGGCCACCCTGACCCTGCCGGGTATCGCCGGTATCGTACTGACCATGGGTATGGCGGTAGACGCCAACGTGCTGATCTTCTCGCGTATCCGTGAGGAGCTGGCAGCGGGCATGTCGGTCCAGCGTGCCATCCATGAAGGTTTCAACCGCGCCTACTCGGCCATCGTCGACGCCAACCTGACCACCTTGCTCGTAGGTGGCATCCTGTTCGCCATGGGCACCGGGCCGGTCAAGGGCTTTGCGGTCACCATGTCCCTCGGGATTTTCACATCGATGTTCACTGCCGTGATGGTGACCCGTGCACTGGTCAACCTGACCTGCGGCGGGCGTGACATCAAGAAGCTGTGGGTTTGA
- a CDS encoding AAA family ATPase — translation MTTDRFAQEWTEPLSPINRENVTPLWRVNAVKASTIKAVPIRWLWPGWLAKGKLHILAGAGGTGKTTLLIGLIATITTGGRWPDGNRCSEPGNALIWSSEDDPADTLIPRLTAAGADMSRVYIIQGLTNARGDADPFDPANDIVRLRETASEIGGVSLLMLDPIVSAVKGDMHKANDVRRALQGVVDFAEQNLCAVVGISHFAKGGAGSSPADRVIGSQAFSALARTVLVAAKQEDSDQRVLARAKSNIGADEGGVSYTIEPCDIGDGIEATRVVWGEAIEGSAREILGEAEASSDEEAQDLDDPSDCLYRILKDNPLESNEAKALMRRNGYTEKQIRRAREKLSVVTARTGNKKDVKSFWSLPQAGGSFAPFQPLVPTESHSCPSFGVGTSNENGHECEDQQGDPQPGAASFPSLDDDAEDL, via the coding sequence ATGACTACAGATCGCTTTGCACAAGAATGGACCGAGCCTCTTAGCCCCATCAATCGTGAAAACGTAACCCCCCTATGGCGCGTCAATGCGGTTAAGGCGTCGACAATCAAGGCCGTTCCCATCCGCTGGCTGTGGCCTGGATGGCTGGCTAAAGGAAAGCTGCACATCCTCGCCGGCGCTGGCGGTACCGGGAAGACCACGCTGCTGATCGGTCTGATCGCCACCATCACCACTGGTGGACGCTGGCCCGATGGCAACCGTTGTAGCGAGCCGGGTAATGCACTCATCTGGTCGAGTGAAGATGATCCAGCGGATACGTTGATTCCCCGTTTAACCGCTGCTGGCGCTGACATGAGCCGCGTCTACATCATCCAGGGGCTCACCAACGCCAGGGGCGACGCCGATCCATTCGACCCAGCAAACGACATTGTCCGTTTGCGTGAGACGGCCAGCGAGATTGGCGGTGTGTCGCTTCTGATGCTCGACCCCATCGTCAGCGCAGTGAAAGGCGACATGCACAAGGCCAATGACGTGCGTCGGGCGCTGCAAGGCGTAGTGGACTTCGCCGAGCAGAACCTTTGCGCCGTGGTGGGAATTTCCCACTTTGCCAAGGGTGGCGCTGGCTCGTCGCCTGCTGATCGAGTTATCGGATCGCAAGCGTTCTCGGCGCTGGCGCGCACAGTACTGGTAGCCGCCAAGCAGGAAGACTCCGACCAACGCGTGCTGGCGCGAGCGAAGTCGAACATCGGCGCTGACGAGGGAGGTGTCTCCTACACCATCGAGCCATGTGACATCGGAGATGGGATTGAAGCTACTCGCGTGGTGTGGGGCGAAGCCATCGAAGGTAGCGCCCGGGAAATCCTAGGAGAAGCGGAGGCATCCAGTGATGAGGAGGCACAAGACCTGGATGATCCCAGCGACTGCCTCTACCGAATCTTGAAGGACAACCCCCTCGAAAGTAATGAAGCGAAAGCCCTGATGAGGCGCAATGGCTACACCGAAAAGCAGATTCGCCGGGCCAGAGAAAAGCTGTCTGTTGTCACCGCCAGAACCGGCAACAAAAAGGATGTGAAGTCGTTCTGGTCATTGCCCCAAGCGGGTGGCTCATTCGCGCCCTTTCAACCACTCGTGCCCACAGAATCCCACTCGTGCCCATCCTTTGGCGTGGGCACGAGTAACGAAAATGGGCACGAGTGTGAGGATCAGCAAGGAGATCCGCAGCCGGGCGCCGCGTCGTTTCCATCGCTGGATGATGACGCGGAGGACCTGTGA
- the queA gene encoding tRNA preQ1(34) S-adenosylmethionine ribosyltransferase-isomerase QueA, with protein MRVADFSFELPDSLIARHPLAERHGSRLLVLDGPTGALAHRQFPDLLEYLRPGDLMVFNNTRVIPARLFGQKASGGKLEVLVERVLDSHRVLAHVRASKAPKEGAVILIDGGGEAEMVARHDTLFELRFSEEVLPLLDRVGHMPLPPYIDRPDEGADRERYQTVYAERAGAVAAPTAGLHFDEALLEKIAAKGVERAFVTLHVGAGTFQPVRVDRIEDHHMHKEWLEVSQDVVDAIDACRARGGRVIAVGTTSVRSLESAARDGVLKAFSGDTDIFIYPSRPFHVVDALVTNFHLPESTLLMLVSAFAGYPETMAAYAAAVAQGYRFFSYGDAMFITRNPAPRGPEDQA; from the coding sequence ATGCGCGTCGCCGATTTTTCCTTCGAACTCCCTGATTCCCTGATCGCCCGCCACCCGTTGGCCGAGCGCCATGGCAGCCGTCTGCTGGTGCTCGATGGGCCAACCGGCGCGCTGGCGCACCGGCAATTCCCCGACCTGCTCGAGTACCTGCGCCCGGGCGACCTGATGGTGTTCAACAACACCCGGGTGATCCCGGCGCGCCTGTTCGGCCAGAAGGCTTCCGGCGGCAAGCTGGAAGTGCTGGTCGAGCGCGTGCTCGACAGCCACCGGGTGCTGGCCCACGTGCGTGCCAGCAAGGCGCCCAAGGAGGGCGCGGTCATCCTCATCGACGGTGGTGGCGAGGCGGAAATGGTCGCGCGCCATGACACCTTGTTCGAGCTGCGCTTCAGCGAAGAGGTGCTGCCGCTGCTCGACCGCGTCGGCCACATGCCGTTGCCACCCTACATCGATCGCCCGGACGAGGGCGCCGACCGTGAGCGCTACCAGACCGTGTACGCCGAACGCGCCGGCGCGGTCGCCGCGCCGACGGCCGGCCTGCACTTCGACGAGGCACTGCTGGAGAAGATCGCCGCCAAGGGCGTCGAGCGCGCCTTCGTTACCCTGCACGTGGGCGCAGGTACCTTCCAGCCGGTGCGGGTCGACAGGATCGAAGACCACCACATGCATAAAGAGTGGCTTGAAGTGAGCCAGGATGTGGTAGATGCCATCGACGCCTGTCGCGCCCGTGGCGGCCGGGTGATCGCGGTTGGCACCACCAGCGTGCGTTCGCTGGAAAGCGCAGCGCGCGACGGCGTGCTCAAGGCCTTCAGCGGCGATACCGACATCTTCATCTACCCGAGCCGGCCGTTCCATGTGGTCGACGCCCTGGTCACCAACTTCCACCTGCCGGAGTCCACGCTGCTGATGCTGGTCTCGGCCTTCGCCGGCTACCCCGAGACCATGGCTGCCTATGCGGCGGCGGTGGCGCAGGGGTACCGCTTCTTCAGTTACGGTGATGCCATGTTCATCACCCGCAATCCGGCGCCACGCGGGCCCGAGGATCAAGCATGA
- a CDS encoding virulence-associated protein E: MNIQNGAHAPMGSACLDKVLIRLDKVRSAGADKWKACCPAHSDKHPSLAITETSDGVVLLKCWAGCTTKEIVSAIGLDLRDLFPGDKQPRRGPSKTAIEHERMVYRIGHLLQRQGKLEGDDLARFNLAKLRLGVK; the protein is encoded by the coding sequence ATGAACATCCAAAACGGTGCACATGCGCCGATGGGGTCGGCTTGCCTGGATAAAGTGCTTATCCGATTAGACAAAGTTAGGTCTGCTGGCGCCGACAAATGGAAAGCCTGCTGCCCCGCGCACAGCGACAAGCATCCCAGTTTGGCAATTACCGAAACTTCGGATGGTGTCGTCTTGCTCAAATGCTGGGCCGGCTGCACAACAAAAGAGATTGTCTCGGCAATCGGTCTGGATTTGCGAGACTTGTTTCCCGGCGATAAACAACCGCGGCGCGGCCCAAGCAAGACGGCAATTGAACATGAGCGCATGGTTTATCGAATCGGCCACCTTCTCCAGCGACAAGGGAAGTTGGAAGGTGACGACCTGGCGCGCTTCAACCTCGCCAAGCTGCGCCTGGGGGTAAAATGA